In Shewanella sp. GD04112, the sequence CCGCCCATTAATTCGACGAGACGTTTACTAATCGCAAGCCCAAGCCCTGTACCGCCGAAACGGCGTGAAGTGGAGGACTCAGCCTGCTCAAATCCAGTGAAAATCCGCTCGATTTGCTCCTCGCTGATGCCAATACCGCTGTCGACAATCGAAAACTGCACAGTAACGCTCTCCGCCTCGTGGCGTAGACATTCCAACCCGACAATCACTTGTCCGTGTGGGGTAAATTTGAGGGCATTACCAGCAAGGTTGATCAAAATCTGCTGCAACCTTAACTGATCGGCGAGCAGCCACGCAGGCAGCGCTGAGTCGAGATCGAACATCACTTCGACATCGCTATTGCCATGATTGGCCGACAGTACCACGGCGAGATCCCGCATCAGCAATTCAATCGAGCAAGGATGAAGGTCGAGCTTCAACTTACCCGCATCAATTTTTGAGAAGTCTAAAATATCATTTAACAGCCCAAGCAATGATTTAGCGGCCGTTTGCGCCTTAGTCACATAGCCCTGCTGCTGCACCGAGAGGGCGGTATATTGCATTAGCTGCAACATCCCCAACACGGCATTCATGGGAGTGCGGATTTCATGGCTCATATTGGCAAGGAACGCCGACTTAGCGGCATTGGCGGTATCCGCCTCCTGCTTGGCAGTTCTGAGTGTTTTTTCTAACTGACGCTGGGCGGTGATGTCGATATTGATGCCGATGACCCGAATCACATGGCCCAGCCTATCCCGTTCGATTTTAGCGGCGGCCTGCACATACCTAACCTCGCCGTCCGTTGTTAGGATCCTAAAAATCGGCTCATAGGGTTCATCATGCTCGACCGCGCGTTTAAGCGTTTCTTCGGCCTCGATTACATCATCAGGGTGCACTCGCATCCGCCAATGTTCATAGCTAAGCCCTTGCTGCTTTAGGCTTTCTGGCTGGTCATACATCGCAAACATGCGATCGTTCCACTGCAACGAGTTATCGAGCAAGTTCCAAGTCCAGATCCCGAGTTTAGCAACTTCGGCCGCCTTGCTTAGGTGGTTACTCGCCGTGAGTAAGGCTTCTTGCTGGGCCACAATTTGCGAGATATCCACCCCAATACCAAGGTATCCCAAAATGTCACCATCATTACCACGCATCGCCGTCACCGAGAGCGATATCGGGAATTGGCTACCGTCTTTACGCACATAGGTCCAAGTGCGGGTTTCGGAGCCATCTTCCCGCGCCTTATGCACAAACGTATCAAAGCCTTGAATTGTTTGGCCATACTCCTCAGAAAGCTCAGCCGCCCTTGCGGTTATTTCCTCGGGTATATGGAATGGTGCTGGGGTGGTTTTACCTATGATCTCCTCGGCAGAATACCCCAGCATGCGCTCGGCGCCGCGGTTAAAGATGGTGATGATGCCCTGCGGATCGGCGGCAACAATCGACATTTCGGAGGCGGCATCCAGCACATTGGTCAGGAGTGTCGCAATCCGATTTTTTTCAATCTGTGCCAATTTACGTTCGGTAATATCGGTTTGCAGTGCCACAAAACGCTCGACTTGACCATGCGCATCGAATACTGAACCAATCACAGTATCGAACCATTTCAGCTGTTGATCTTTCCCTCGGTTACAGATTTCCCCATGCCAGGATTTTCCCGCCTTAATCTGTTCCCACATTGCCTTCCAAAACGCAGCATCATGCTCACCCGACTTAAGCACCGCGTGGGTCTTACCAACTAATTCTTCCCGCGCATAGCCACTGATCAAACAGAAGTGTTCATTCACATCTAAGATCACCCCGTCTAAATCGGTGACTGAGTAATGCAACTGTTGGTTGATGGTATCGAGCAGTGCCTGATTCTCGAGTAGAGCCTGCTGCAACGCATGGGTGCGCTTCGCGACTTGGCGCTCAAGACTGGCGTTGAGGTTAAGAATATGCCGCTCGGCATCCTGCTGCGCGGTGATATCCCGTATGGTTTGGCTCAAGCCAACAATGTCGCCATGTTCATCGTAAATGGGCAATGCTGTGGTCGAGGTCGACAGGTTACTGCCATCGGCGCGTTGATGGCGCGATACCCGGTTAAGCACAGTTTTTCCGGCTAGCACCTCGGCAAATAGTGCCTGTTCCTCCAGCACTATGCTGGGGGGGACAATCAACTCACAGCTCGGCAATCCCAAGGTTTCTGGCTCCGTATAGCCAAAGAGTCGCTCGGCACCTTGGTTCCAACTGGTGATATTTCCGGCGAGGTCATAGCTAATAATGCCATCGAGGGAGTGTTCCAACATGCTGGCGCGCCGTGCCTGCTCGGCTAACACTTGCTGCTTACGCTGTAAGCTCAAAGACCACATAGCAATCAAGGCCGCCAGCAACAGGCTAAACAGGCAGCCACTGAACAACACTAGACTCGGCTTATTTAAATGTAATGATTTGATAAATGCCGGATAAGCAATCACTTCAAACTGCCAATGCCGCCCAAAAATCGTCTTAGTGGACTTGTAGCTGTAATCCGATAACTCGCTTAAGTCGTTGGCGTGGGTTTCGAAGAAATTGATCGGCTGCTGCTCATCCGTCACATCGCTCAGCATCAGTTTGGTCATTTTCTGATGAAGAGATAAGCCCGTTAAGATTTCGGTCGTGACCAGCGGCGCATAGCTCCAGCCAAAGCCCTGAGCCAGCCGTTCTTCCGGAGTAGCGGGAACCATATTGGTACGATAAACGGGTAATAAAATAAGGAACGATTGAAGTGGCTTACCCGTGGCTTGCACTAAGGTAATAGGTGCTGAGATTTGCACCGCCCCCGACAACAAGGCACGGTCTGCGGCTTCTTTTCGATGGCTTTCGGAGGCAATATCTAAGCCGACTGCCGCCTTATTGCGGTCGAGCGGCTCAATGTATTCAATAAGATATTTTTCGCCCTCGTTTGGATTGAGCTGACGAATATGAAAGTCAGGCCAATCCATCGATTTAACCCGCGCTAAAAACTGCGCTTCGTTCTCTTTAGGGACACGCCTGATAAAACCAAAACCCCGAGCACCAGGGAACTCCTCATCCACATCCCGCGTCAGACTATAGTTGTAAAACATGGGGCGGCTGATATGGTCTTCACCCGCCGTGAGGATCATGCCTCTGGCGCCCCTCAAGCCATATTGGTAGAGGGCAATCCTATTGGTGACATTCTCACTGATCTGCTGCGCGCTCGCTTCGAGCGCCAAAGAAATGGTTTGCGAATTGATACGACTCACCTGCCAAGCGAGCACGGCACTAAAAAAAAGTCCCACGAGCAAGACGAAAAATCCCCACTTGGAGGCTTGCTTGTAACTCATCGACAGGGTCATATACACCTAATAATTGATAATCATAGAGTTATGATTCTGGACTAATCAAAATACTTTTGCCATAAAGCTGATAAGTTAACTCAACAAATGCATCAAAAGTCGCTAGTGCCAATTTAGTTACAATTTCAGTTACATACTAGATAAATGTGACGATTCCCATGCAATTTCATTTGCTTAGTATTAACATGAGTTGGCAATTAGCCGTATTCGGTCGACATTGACTCACATCATGAGCTAGTCGCTCAGATTGAATCCAGCTATATTAAGCACATTCTTGGCAGATTCGTTTTCAATTTCAGCCAGTTAATCTTTGTTGTATGACGGCATAAAGAATAAAAGCAATAATCCGAGCAATTTAAGGACATCCCATGGGACAAGAAACCTCGAAAATCCTCGTCGTCGATGATGATATGCGCCTACGAGCACTACTCGAGCGTTACCTGATGGAGCAAGGCTATCAGGTGCGCAGTGCGGCCAATGCTGAGCAGATGGACCGTTTATTGGAGCGTGAAAACTTCCACCTAATAGTGCTCGATTTGATGTTGCCCGGTGAAGATGGGCTATCCATCTGCCGTCGTCTGCGCCAACAGGGCAGTACCATTCCGATTGTGATGCTCACCGCCAAGGGCGATGAGGTCGACCGCATTATCGGCCTAGAACTCGGTGCCGATGATTACCTACCGAAACCCTTTAACCCGAGGGAATTATTGGCACGGATCAAAGCGGTCATGCGTCGCCAAATCCAAGATGTGCCCGGCGCACCCGCGCAGCAGGAAGCCGAAATTAGCTTTGGTGAGTTCTCCCTCGACTTAGCCACCCGTGAGATGTACCACGGCAGTGAGGCCATCGCACTCACCAGTGGCGAGTTTGCGGTATTAAAAGTGTTAGTGACTCATCCACGCGAGCCTTTATCTCGGGATAAACTGATGAACCTCGCCCGCGGCCGCGATTATTCGGCGCTAGAGCGCTCAATTGACGTACAGGTTTCGCGCCTGCGCCGATTGATTGAGAAGGATCCCGCTAACCCAAGATATATCCAAACAGTCTGGGGTCTTGGCTATGTGTTTGTGCCCGACGGCGCAGCCCGTCGATGAGCCATTCTTGCCTGAAGTCGCCAGTGCGTTGGCATCAAGATGAAACCTAAGTTTTGGTGGCGCTTTCTT encodes:
- a CDS encoding PAS domain S-box protein, coding for MTLSMSYKQASKWGFFVLLVGLFFSAVLAWQVSRINSQTISLALEASAQQISENVTNRIALYQYGLRGARGMILTAGEDHISRPMFYNYSLTRDVDEEFPGARGFGFIRRVPKENEAQFLARVKSMDWPDFHIRQLNPNEGEKYLIEYIEPLDRNKAAVGLDIASESHRKEAADRALLSGAVQISAPITLVQATGKPLQSFLILLPVYRTNMVPATPEERLAQGFGWSYAPLVTTEILTGLSLHQKMTKLMLSDVTDEQQPINFFETHANDLSELSDYSYKSTKTIFGRHWQFEVIAYPAFIKSLHLNKPSLVLFSGCLFSLLLAALIAMWSLSLQRKQQVLAEQARRASMLEHSLDGIISYDLAGNITSWNQGAERLFGYTEPETLGLPSCELIVPPSIVLEEQALFAEVLAGKTVLNRVSRHQRADGSNLSTSTTALPIYDEHGDIVGLSQTIRDITAQQDAERHILNLNASLERQVAKRTHALQQALLENQALLDTINQQLHYSVTDLDGVILDVNEHFCLISGYAREELVGKTHAVLKSGEHDAAFWKAMWEQIKAGKSWHGEICNRGKDQQLKWFDTVIGSVFDAHGQVERFVALQTDITERKLAQIEKNRIATLLTNVLDAASEMSIVAADPQGIITIFNRGAERMLGYSAEEIIGKTTPAPFHIPEEITARAAELSEEYGQTIQGFDTFVHKAREDGSETRTWTYVRKDGSQFPISLSVTAMRGNDGDILGYLGIGVDISQIVAQQEALLTASNHLSKAAEVAKLGIWTWNLLDNSLQWNDRMFAMYDQPESLKQQGLSYEHWRMRVHPDDVIEAEETLKRAVEHDEPYEPIFRILTTDGEVRYVQAAAKIERDRLGHVIRVIGINIDITAQRQLEKTLRTAKQEADTANAAKSAFLANMSHEIRTPMNAVLGMLQLMQYTALSVQQQGYVTKAQTAAKSLLGLLNDILDFSKIDAGKLKLDLHPCSIELLMRDLAVVLSANHGNSDVEVMFDLDSALPAWLLADQLRLQQILINLAGNALKFTPHGQVIVGLECLRHEAESVTVQFSIVDSGIGISEEQIERIFTGFEQAESSTSRRFGGTGLGLAISKRLVELMGGQLQVTSKVGVGSRFWFDLTFPVMEVEANPRADLSGYRILVVDDNQITTEILSKILSDYGCVVETASGGYQAIEKVKQATANAQQFDVVLMDWRMPDIDGLQTAEMLKNAGTGSYTPLVVMLTAYGHEVIAESQHINNVPFVNFLTKPVTSQILAEAVLNAIEGKTMDANPKPRSQRLLAGLTLLVVEDNQLNREVIDELLTYEGATVVLAEGGIEGVTQVLDSGDMFDAVIMDMQMPDIDGLEATRRIRADGRFDQLPILAMTANASQADKQECLEAGMNAHVSKPIDMQQLLPNILRLVGRDAAQFAESESMHLDAQHNLEGETLLDDIRLILRRFGGNQVFFEKMASSFAPEMIKQLSLFKQSTKTFDYATTAAISHAIKGIASNFGARRLAVHAAFLEKQFKQEGLELLEIKCWTDTLESLINQSIEQLSGFLPKTQLKQPQSSEPANGVVDIQSVRAELDNLASLLQENNLEAVTLVDKLAKPLSQHPQWTELNGQVQSLAFIQALETLRAMMLENA
- the ompR gene encoding two-component system response regulator OmpR, with translation MGQETSKILVVDDDMRLRALLERYLMEQGYQVRSAANAEQMDRLLERENFHLIVLDLMLPGEDGLSICRRLRQQGSTIPIVMLTAKGDEVDRIIGLELGADDYLPKPFNPRELLARIKAVMRRQIQDVPGAPAQQEAEISFGEFSLDLATREMYHGSEAIALTSGEFAVLKVLVTHPREPLSRDKLMNLARGRDYSALERSIDVQVSRLRRLIEKDPANPRYIQTVWGLGYVFVPDGAARR